In Vibrio diazotrophicus, the following proteins share a genomic window:
- a CDS encoding flagellar protein FliT has protein sequence MDEQLKELGDVDNQIKDLLAHDDINVEEIIQLVDIREQLLQGLLTEVSENPALGKSQCWRDAVRDTQLLVELMQSKTLLIGKDLQKFRHGNKSVQQYKKFL, from the coding sequence ATGGATGAACAGCTGAAAGAGTTGGGTGATGTCGATAATCAAATTAAAGATTTATTGGCTCATGACGATATAAATGTTGAAGAAATTATTCAACTTGTCGATATAAGGGAACAGTTATTGCAGGGATTACTGACTGAAGTGTCAGAAAATCCGGCGCTAGGCAAATCCCAATGTTGGCGAGATGCTGTTCGAGATACACAACTACTTGTTGAACTGATGCAGTCAAAAACTCTGTTAATCGGTAAAGATTTACAAAAATTCCGTCACGGTAATAAATCGGTTCAGCAATACAAAAAGTTTTTATAA
- the fliD gene encoding flagellar filament capping protein FliD: MSLGPMGMNTGFDINSMVSKIVNSERVPKQQRIDNERVGIDTSISAYGRLRESLDTMKNLMANFRQEKAFAVRSVDTSDDNSVVATATTDAIAGKYSVDVLQLAQSHKIASDVLPQDAKFGPGKLQISLGKKSFNIEVKPQSKLIDIVRSINGEKSNPGVRASVINDVDGPRLIVASNISGEENRVTISAQAQAGDPLKSLEYKTLEDRVKDLEKARASAQQLIAPLTPEQQKIAAKVAEKIGNAAREIDESVAAQVQKVAKDNNGVDADGAELSDSAVKAAAKAGTDVNKYLKPEERIPGWTETASGTLLDSYYEPEPELDDKAIDKSKDVPGWTNTASGTLVDSYVTPKEAQEKLERQLAQEKADIRAAVQNGNMTPEEAKAIARAKLTPEERELLEKVESVNEQLKAAQASFDAYTGMTEVQAAQDSLVVLDGVAKLSSKNNVIENAIEGVDLTLKGKTDRNQQPAEIDIEYDRNSVRQDIEQFVNAYNQFYQVTKELSGVDPRTGQAGPLAGDSVVRSADSRLKSVFSSKIEQAPETLQSLTEFGITTTRQGTMEINYDMLDRQLNNNFTKLGDFFGGNQGFAKKVEDAIQGMTGVTGVIRNREKTLTERNYRLNDDQAALDRRMDSLEKRTFDKFSAMQDATGKMQSQLAGMMNALG; this comes from the coding sequence ATGAGTTTAGGCCCAATGGGGATGAACACTGGCTTTGATATAAATTCAATGGTCAGCAAAATTGTTAATTCGGAGCGTGTTCCCAAACAGCAACGAATTGACAATGAGCGCGTTGGTATTGATACCAGTATTAGTGCCTATGGCCGGCTCAGAGAGTCGCTGGATACGATGAAAAATCTGATGGCGAATTTTCGTCAGGAAAAGGCGTTCGCAGTTCGTTCTGTGGACACTTCTGATGATAACTCCGTCGTCGCGACAGCAACCACTGATGCCATCGCTGGTAAATACTCAGTAGATGTGTTGCAGCTTGCGCAGAGCCATAAAATTGCGTCTGATGTACTTCCTCAAGACGCAAAGTTTGGTCCTGGTAAGCTGCAAATTTCACTTGGCAAGAAAAGCTTCAACATAGAAGTAAAACCCCAATCTAAACTTATCGATATTGTTCGTAGCATCAACGGTGAAAAGAGTAACCCCGGTGTACGAGCTTCGGTAATCAACGACGTTGACGGACCTCGTTTAATTGTCGCCTCGAATATTTCCGGTGAAGAAAACCGAGTGACTATCTCGGCGCAAGCGCAAGCGGGTGATCCTCTCAAGTCTCTTGAATACAAAACGTTAGAAGACCGCGTTAAAGATCTTGAAAAAGCGCGAGCTTCAGCGCAGCAACTGATTGCCCCTTTGACACCAGAGCAGCAAAAGATTGCCGCTAAAGTGGCAGAAAAAATCGGTAATGCCGCCAGAGAAATTGACGAATCGGTTGCCGCTCAAGTTCAGAAAGTAGCAAAAGACAATAATGGCGTTGATGCTGATGGTGCAGAGTTGTCTGACTCGGCCGTTAAAGCGGCAGCCAAAGCTGGAACGGACGTTAATAAGTACTTAAAACCTGAAGAACGTATTCCAGGTTGGACTGAAACAGCTTCGGGTACTTTGCTGGATTCTTATTATGAGCCAGAACCTGAGCTTGATGATAAAGCGATAGATAAATCAAAAGATGTTCCGGGCTGGACAAATACCGCTTCAGGAACCTTAGTCGATTCTTACGTGACGCCAAAAGAAGCGCAGGAAAAACTTGAACGTCAATTAGCGCAAGAGAAAGCAGATATCCGTGCTGCCGTACAAAACGGTAATATGACGCCTGAAGAAGCCAAAGCGATTGCGCGTGCAAAACTGACACCAGAAGAACGTGAACTGCTTGAAAAAGTTGAGTCGGTTAACGAGCAACTTAAAGCGGCACAAGCCTCTTTTGATGCTTACACCGGTATGACAGAAGTTCAGGCCGCGCAAGACTCTTTAGTTGTGCTAGACGGCGTTGCGAAGCTTTCTAGTAAAAACAACGTAATTGAGAACGCGATTGAAGGTGTGGATTTGACCCTAAAAGGCAAAACTGACCGCAATCAACAACCCGCTGAAATTGACATCGAATACGATCGTAACAGCGTACGCCAAGACATTGAGCAGTTTGTCAATGCGTATAACCAGTTCTATCAGGTAACAAAAGAACTATCAGGTGTCGACCCTCGTACTGGACAAGCGGGGCCTCTAGCGGGTGATAGTGTGGTTCGCAGTGCTGATTCCCGTCTGAAATCGGTATTCTCTAGTAAAATAGAACAAGCCCCTGAAACGCTGCAAAGCTTAACTGAATTTGGTATCACGACTACGCGCCAAGGGACGATGGAGATCAACTATGATATGCTCGATCGTCAATTAAATAACAATTTCACCAAGCTGGGCGACTTTTTTGGTGGTAATCAGGGCTTTGCGAAAAAAGTTGAAGATGCCATTCAAGGTATGACCGGTGTGACAGGCGTTATTCGCAATCGTGAAAAGACACTCACAGAGCGTAATTACCGTTTAAATGACGATCAGGCAGCGCTTGACCGTAGAATGGATAGCTTGGAAAAACGGACTTTCGACAAATTCTCGGCCATGCAGGATGCCACTGGCAAAATGCAGTCTCAGTTAGCCGGTATGATGAACGCGCTAGGCTAA
- the flaG gene encoding flagellar protein FlaG, whose product MEVPLHTSNVQPFGSQSGIKFASENENVSNISTAKREERPVERSNKIYEHISQQLEKTKQESVDAAIERSREREKLNEERRARMVEQVSDFVKSINKGLSFRIDEESGRDVVTVYEASTGDIIRQIPEEEMLEVLRRLSRQQDHKSGLLSAKV is encoded by the coding sequence ATGGAAGTACCATTACACACATCGAACGTCCAGCCTTTCGGCTCACAAAGTGGCATCAAATTTGCTTCAGAAAATGAAAACGTAAGTAACATTTCTACTGCGAAAAGGGAGGAACGACCGGTAGAGCGCTCAAATAAGATTTATGAGCACATCTCACAACAACTGGAGAAGACTAAGCAAGAGTCGGTCGACGCAGCAATTGAACGTTCTCGTGAACGTGAGAAGCTGAATGAAGAACGACGAGCTAGAATGGTAGAACAAGTTAGCGATTTCGTTAAATCTATCAACAAAGGGTTATCTTTCAGAATTGATGAGGAATCCGGTCGGGACGTAGTAACGGTATATGAAGCATCAACGGGTGACATTATCCGCCAAATTCCTGAAGAAGAAATGCTTGAAGTATTACGACGTCTTTCCCGACAACAGGACCATAAATCGGGCTTATTGTCGGCTAAGGTGTAA
- a CDS encoding flagellin, producing MAISVNTNVAGMTAQRYLNNAADGTQKSMERLSSGYRINSAKDDAAGLQISNRLTSQSRGLDMAVRNANDGISIAQTAEGAMNETTNILQRMRDLSLQSSNGSNSRSERLAIQEEVSALNDELNRIAETTSFGGNKLLNGSFGSKSFQIGADSGEAVALSMSNMRSDTTDMGGKAYRAQEGKGSDWKVGEAKDLTLNYTDKQGEAREVTISAKAGDDLEEVATYINGQNDDIKASVGEGGKLQLFAATQKVQGDVTIGGDLGAEIGFGQGEDLTVKDIDVSTVGGSQEAIAVIDGALKAVDSQRASLGAFQNRFGHAISNLENINENVNASRSRIKDTDYARETTAMTKSQILQQASTSVLAQAKQSPSAALSLLG from the coding sequence ATGGCAATAAGTGTGAACACGAATGTCGCGGGGATGACTGCTCAGCGGTATTTGAACAATGCAGCGGACGGCACGCAAAAATCTATGGAGCGTTTGTCTTCGGGTTACCGAATCAACAGCGCGAAAGATGATGCAGCAGGTCTACAAATTTCAAACCGTTTAACTTCTCAAAGCCGTGGCTTAGACATGGCGGTAAGAAATGCGAACGATGGTATCTCTATTGCACAAACAGCTGAAGGTGCAATGAATGAAACTACCAACATCCTTCAACGTATGCGTGACCTTTCATTGCAATCTTCTAACGGTTCGAACTCACGTTCTGAGCGTTTAGCGATTCAAGAAGAAGTGTCTGCACTTAATGACGAATTGAACCGTATTGCGGAAACCACATCGTTTGGTGGCAACAAACTACTGAATGGTTCTTTCGGCAGCAAATCTTTCCAAATCGGTGCTGACTCAGGTGAAGCTGTTGCTTTATCTATGAGCAACATGCGCTCAGATACCACTGATATGGGTGGTAAAGCTTACCGCGCCCAAGAAGGTAAAGGATCGGATTGGAAAGTCGGCGAAGCGAAAGATCTAACACTGAACTACACCGACAAACAAGGTGAAGCTCGTGAAGTCACCATTTCTGCAAAAGCAGGTGATGACTTGGAAGAAGTTGCTACTTACATCAACGGCCAAAACGACGACATTAAAGCGTCAGTTGGCGAAGGTGGTAAGCTACAACTTTTCGCCGCAACTCAAAAAGTGCAAGGTGATGTCACTATCGGTGGTGATCTTGGTGCTGAAATTGGCTTTGGCCAAGGTGAAGATCTGACTGTAAAAGATATTGACGTATCAACAGTGGGTGGTTCTCAAGAAGCGATTGCGGTGATCGACGGTGCTCTTAAAGCTGTAGATAGCCAACGTGCTTCACTAGGTGCATTCCAAAACCGTTTTGGTCATGCCATCAGCAACCTAGAGAACATCAATGAGAACGTGAATGCATCTCGTAGCCGTATTAAAGATACGGATTACGCTCGCGAAACCACTGCAATGACGAAGTCGCAAATTCTGCAACAAGCGAGTACGTCTGTGTTGGCTCAAGCGAAGCAGTCACCATCTGCGGCTCTTAGCTTATTGGGTTAA
- a CDS encoding flagellin produces the protein MAVNVNTNVSAMTAQRYLNGATSAQQTSMERLSSGSKINSAKDDAAGLQISNRLNVQSRGLDVAVRNANDGISIAQTAEGAMNETTNILQRMRDLSLQSTNGSNSKSERVALQEEVSALNDELNRIAETTSFGGNKLLNGTFSTKSFQIGADSGEAVMLSLNNMRSDNSKMGGISYQATESKDKNWGVQSGANDLTMSFTDKAGQEQTISISAKTGDDIEELATYINGQTDTVKASVSEDGKLQVFAGTDKLDGEVAFGGSLAGELGLGSAEGKAVTVNSIDVTSVGGAQESVAIIDSALKFVDSHRAELGAFQNRFNHAISNLDNINENVNASKSRIKDTDFAKETTALTKSQILSQASSTVLAQAKQAPNAALSLLG, from the coding sequence ATGGCAGTGAATGTAAATACAAACGTATCAGCAATGACAGCTCAACGTTACCTAAACGGCGCAACTAGCGCACAACAAACGTCTATGGAGCGTCTATCGTCTGGTTCAAAAATCAACAGCGCAAAAGATGATGCAGCTGGTCTTCAAATCTCTAACCGTTTGAACGTTCAAAGCCGTGGCTTAGACGTAGCAGTACGTAACGCGAACGATGGTATCTCTATCGCTCAAACTGCTGAAGGTGCGATGAATGAAACGACTAACATTCTGCAACGTATGCGTGACTTGTCACTACAATCTACTAACGGTTCAAACTCTAAGTCTGAGCGCGTAGCACTTCAAGAAGAAGTATCTGCACTTAACGACGAACTAAACCGTATTGCAGAAACCACTTCTTTCGGTGGTAACAAGCTACTAAACGGCACATTCTCAACTAAGTCATTCCAAATTGGTGCTGACTCAGGTGAAGCAGTAATGTTAAGCCTAAACAACATGCGTAGCGACAACTCTAAGATGGGTGGTATTAGCTACCAAGCAACTGAAAGTAAAGATAAAAACTGGGGCGTGCAATCAGGTGCAAACGACCTAACCATGTCTTTCACTGACAAAGCTGGTCAAGAGCAAACTATCAGCATCTCAGCAAAAACTGGTGATGACATCGAAGAGCTAGCAACTTACATCAACGGTCAAACAGACACAGTTAAAGCATCTGTAAGCGAAGATGGCAAGCTACAAGTATTCGCAGGTACTGACAAACTAGACGGCGAAGTAGCATTTGGTGGTTCTCTTGCTGGTGAACTAGGTTTAGGTTCTGCTGAAGGTAAAGCGGTAACTGTGAACTCTATTGACGTAACATCAGTAGGCGGCGCTCAAGAATCTGTTGCTATCATCGACTCAGCGTTGAAATTTGTAGATAGCCACCGCGCAGAACTTGGTGCTTTCCAAAACCGTTTCAACCATGCAATCAGCAACTTAGACAACATTAACGAAAACGTGAATGCTTCTAAGAGCCGTATCAAAGACACTGACTTCGCGAAAGAAACAACTGCACTAACTAAGTCGCAAATTCTTTCTCAAGCATCAAGCACAGTGTTGGCGCAAGCTAAACAAGCTCCAAACGCAGCGCTTAGCCTACTAGGTTAA
- a CDS encoding flagellin, with protein sequence MAITVNTNVSALVAQRHLNSATEMLNQSLERLSSGKKINSAKDDAAGLQISNRLETQMRGLDVAVRNANDGVSIMQTAEGAMQESTNLLQRMRDLSLQSANGSNSKAERIALQEEMAALNDELNRIAETTSFGGRKLLSGTFGQSSFQIGASSGEAVQLSLKNMRSDSIDMGGFSYVGRRSLDEQWQVSKGSNQLMIQYVDASGKESSINIHAKEGDDVEELATYINGQTDELSASVNEDGQLQIFMAGKETSGTLSFSGSLAEELQMDLKGYESVNDLDIRSAGGAQRAVSVLDTALQYVDSHRAELGALQNRFSHAINNLDNVHENLAASNSRIKDADYAKETTQMIKQQILQQVSTSILAQAKKQPNMALSLLG encoded by the coding sequence ATGGCGATAACGGTAAACACAAATGTCTCTGCTCTTGTGGCTCAACGCCATTTGAACTCAGCTACAGAAATGCTTAATCAATCTTTAGAGCGTTTGTCTTCGGGTAAGAAGATTAACAGTGCTAAAGATGATGCGGCAGGTCTGCAAATATCGAATCGCTTAGAAACTCAGATGCGCGGACTAGATGTCGCTGTGCGTAATGCCAATGACGGTGTGTCTATCATGCAAACTGCGGAAGGGGCGATGCAGGAAAGTACCAACTTGCTGCAACGCATGCGAGATTTATCACTTCAGTCAGCTAATGGTTCCAACAGCAAAGCAGAAAGAATTGCTTTGCAGGAAGAAATGGCGGCTTTGAATGATGAATTGAACCGAATCGCTGAAACTACCTCTTTTGGTGGGCGAAAATTGCTCAGTGGCACTTTTGGACAATCTTCTTTCCAAATAGGCGCAAGCTCTGGAGAGGCGGTTCAGCTGTCACTGAAGAACATGCGTTCAGACAGTATCGATATGGGTGGATTCAGCTATGTCGGTCGTCGCTCGCTAGATGAACAATGGCAGGTATCAAAAGGCAGTAACCAGCTGATGATTCAGTATGTGGATGCGAGTGGTAAAGAGTCTTCAATCAATATTCACGCTAAAGAAGGTGATGATGTAGAAGAGCTGGCTACTTACATAAACGGGCAAACTGATGAACTATCAGCATCCGTCAATGAAGATGGTCAACTACAGATCTTTATGGCGGGTAAAGAGACTTCCGGAACTTTATCATTTAGTGGCAGCTTAGCCGAAGAGCTTCAAATGGATCTCAAAGGCTATGAGTCTGTGAACGACCTGGATATCCGTTCTGCTGGTGGTGCTCAACGTGCTGTGTCGGTGTTAGATACTGCGCTGCAATATGTAGACAGTCATCGAGCTGAGTTAGGTGCTTTACAAAACCGTTTTTCGCACGCGATCAACAATCTGGATAACGTGCACGAAAACCTAGCTGCTTCTAATAGTCGTATTAAAGACGCTGACTATGCGAAAGAAACGACGCAAATGATTAAGCAGCAAATTCTTCAACAAGTGAGTACCTCGATTTTGGCTCAAGCTAAGAAACAGCCAAACATGGCTTTATCTTTACTTGGTTAA
- a CDS encoding Dyp-type peroxidase, with translation MSMSQTAILPEAGPFALYSLLKIRQNHAHVLQQLQALPAHIADINANQPGAALSVSVSFTRAFWQKLDVAMPEELIDFQPLGEGNVVAPSTDADVLIHCHSTRHDLLFYVLRTFLAETAEDVTVVDETYGFRYLDARDMTGFIDGTENPKDEKRQEVALIQDGEFAGGSYVLLQRFVHDLPAWNRLNISAQEKVVGRTKPDSIELDDVPAASHVGRVDIKEEGKGLKIVRHSLPYGTASGEHGLLFISYCYTLHNMKVMLESMYGVTDGKTDQLLRFTHAVTGAYFFAPSQEMLASLAVKA, from the coding sequence ATGTCAATGTCACAGACTGCAATTCTGCCTGAAGCAGGTCCATTTGCACTCTATAGCCTTTTGAAAATTCGTCAAAACCACGCTCATGTTTTACAGCAACTTCAAGCGTTGCCAGCACATATTGCGGATATTAATGCGAATCAACCGGGGGCGGCTTTATCGGTATCCGTTTCTTTTACTAGAGCTTTTTGGCAAAAGCTTGATGTGGCGATGCCTGAAGAGCTGATCGATTTTCAACCGCTGGGTGAAGGTAATGTTGTAGCACCTAGTACAGATGCTGATGTACTGATTCACTGCCATTCAACTCGTCACGATTTGCTATTTTACGTTTTACGTACATTCTTAGCCGAAACGGCTGAAGATGTGACCGTCGTGGATGAGACTTACGGTTTCCGCTACCTAGATGCTCGTGATATGACAGGATTCATTGATGGAACAGAAAACCCTAAAGATGAGAAACGTCAAGAGGTTGCACTGATTCAGGATGGTGAGTTTGCGGGTGGTAGCTACGTATTGCTACAACGCTTTGTGCATGATCTTCCTGCTTGGAACCGTTTAAACATCTCTGCTCAAGAAAAAGTAGTCGGCCGTACTAAGCCAGATTCCATCGAGCTAGATGACGTTCCAGCCGCTTCACACGTGGGTCGTGTTGATATTAAAGAAGAAGGTAAAGGTTTGAAGATAGTTCGTCACAGCTTACCGTATGGTACCGCAAGTGGTGAACATGGCCTGCTGTTTATCTCTTACTGCTACACACTGCATAACATGAAAGTGATGTTAGAAAGTATGTATGGTGTGACAGATGGTAAAACAGACCAACTACTTCGCTTTACTCACGCTGTAACTGGCGCTTACTTCTTTGCGCCTTCTCAAGAGATGCTAGCGAGCCTTGCTGTAAAGGCATAG
- a CDS encoding DUF2919 domain-containing protein: protein MRYSIEQYDANGFLKAPKWLWLGWFFLSKAWIVFVMAGASRDSGPKILGLIYPDHSMLYLGLAMGVPSIAMMWLVGLRHPDRRWAILSAKWGREVTLLTTLAQFVQTGYHVYLQNGSFSWISALSMLLLLWFALYVYNSRSVRDCFQVPVLYRT, encoded by the coding sequence GTGCGTTATTCAATAGAACAATACGATGCTAACGGCTTTCTTAAGGCTCCTAAATGGTTATGGCTAGGCTGGTTTTTCTTGTCGAAAGCTTGGATTGTATTTGTGATGGCTGGAGCCAGTCGCGACAGTGGGCCGAAAATTCTAGGTTTGATTTATCCTGATCACTCAATGTTGTATTTGGGTTTAGCGATGGGCGTACCGAGTATTGCTATGATGTGGTTGGTCGGGTTAAGGCATCCTGACAGGCGCTGGGCGATATTATCCGCTAAATGGGGCAGAGAGGTGACGTTGTTAACGACACTGGCACAATTCGTTCAAACCGGATACCACGTTTATCTTCAGAACGGCTCTTTTAGCTGGATATCTGCCTTGAGTATGTTGCTTTTATTGTGGTTTGCTCTGTATGTTTATAACAGTCGTAGTGTCAGAGATTGCTTTCAAGTCCCTGTTTTGTATCGCACATGA
- a CDS encoding DUF2956 domain-containing protein — MNKKIVPSEQTQQEALAVARAIQKPGQTKEQTKLIAQGIEKGIALYKKQQKEKSRQADRARKKALKTKQTSAETQESEEFNEFDATTSTSSFLPWILLGLSWAGFIAYWFVQNQQ; from the coding sequence ATGAACAAGAAGATCGTTCCTTCGGAACAAACTCAGCAAGAGGCATTGGCGGTCGCTAGAGCAATTCAAAAACCGGGACAAACAAAAGAACAGACCAAATTAATTGCTCAAGGAATAGAGAAAGGCATAGCGCTGTACAAAAAACAGCAAAAAGAGAAAAGCCGCCAAGCAGATAGAGCACGTAAGAAAGCGTTAAAAACAAAGCAAACCAGTGCAGAAACTCAAGAAAGCGAAGAGTTTAATGAATTCGACGCAACGACAAGCACATCAAGCTTTTTACCTTGGATTTTACTGGGCTTAAGCTGGGCAGGCTTTATTGCGTATTGGTTTGTACAAAACCAACAATAA
- a CDS encoding winged helix-turn-helix domain-containing protein, producing MELSPVFARRLYLALLVESLERPNVPKLIEKTGWPRRTIQDVIKALPGIGIELMFVQDGRRHNDGYYQLSDWGPFDSQWVFDRKNDIAASLGF from the coding sequence ATGGAATTGAGTCCTGTTTTTGCTAGGCGTCTGTATTTAGCCTTGTTAGTGGAAAGCCTTGAGCGGCCAAATGTGCCTAAACTTATTGAGAAAACGGGATGGCCACGTCGTACTATTCAGGACGTGATTAAAGCGCTTCCGGGAATTGGTATAGAACTCATGTTTGTTCAGGATGGTAGACGTCATAACGATGGTTACTACCAATTATCAGACTGGGGACCATTTGATAGCCAATGGGTTTTTGACCGCAAAAATGACATTGCGGCGAGCTTAGGATTTTAA
- a CDS encoding ArsC family reductase yields MTIMYGIPNCDTIKKARKWLEAEGVEYQFHDYKKQGIDAELVKEFCLSLGWENVLNKRGTTYRQLSQEQKDTLNETNAIALLVEQPSMIKRPIVRHNDKLELGFSTANYAALFSQ; encoded by the coding sequence ATGACTATTATGTATGGCATCCCAAACTGCGACACAATCAAAAAAGCGCGTAAGTGGCTTGAAGCAGAAGGTGTCGAATACCAGTTTCATGATTATAAAAAACAAGGGATCGACGCTGAACTCGTGAAAGAGTTTTGCCTATCGCTTGGTTGGGAAAATGTGTTAAATAAACGCGGCACAACCTATCGTCAACTTAGCCAAGAGCAGAAAGACACGTTGAATGAAACCAACGCTATCGCTTTGTTGGTTGAGCAGCCTTCAATGATTAAGCGTCCGATTGTGCGCCATAATGACAAACTAGAACTCGGCTTCAGCACTGCGAACTACGCGGCTCTTTTTAGTCAATAA
- the dapE gene encoding succinyl-diaminopimelate desuccinylase: protein MTDSPALALAKDLISRQSVTPIDAGCQDLMIQRLKALGFEIESMVFEDTTNFWARKGTEAPLFTFAGHTDVVPAGKLEQWHTPPFEPTIIDDHLHGRGAADMKGSLACMIVAVERFLTENPNHKGSIGFLITSDEEGPFINGTTRVVDTLMERNEMIDMCIVGEPSSTLKVGDVVKNGRRGSITGDITIKGTQGHVAYPHLANNPVHQSLPALAELATMKWDDGNEYFPPTSFQIPNVHAGTGASNVIPGEFNVQFNLRFSTELTADEIKRRVHSTLDAHGLDYDLHWTLNGLPFLTDTGELLDAVVKAVKEVNHQEPQLLTTGGTSDGRFIAQMGAQVVELGPVNATIHKVNECVSIHDLELLTDMYQKTLENLLA from the coding sequence ATGACAGATAGCCCTGCTTTGGCTCTCGCAAAAGATTTAATCAGCCGCCAATCGGTAACCCCAATCGACGCAGGTTGCCAAGATTTAATGATTCAACGCTTAAAAGCGCTCGGTTTTGAAATCGAATCTATGGTGTTTGAAGATACAACCAACTTCTGGGCTCGCAAAGGCACTGAAGCACCGTTATTTACCTTCGCAGGTCATACTGACGTAGTTCCAGCCGGTAAGTTGGAGCAATGGCATACTCCACCATTTGAACCAACCATTATCGATGATCATCTTCATGGGCGTGGCGCTGCAGATATGAAAGGTTCACTGGCTTGTATGATTGTTGCTGTAGAACGCTTTCTTACTGAAAACCCGAACCACAAAGGTTCAATCGGATTTCTAATTACCTCTGATGAAGAAGGCCCGTTCATCAATGGTACAACCCGTGTTGTTGATACCTTAATGGAACGTAACGAAATGATTGATATGTGTATTGTTGGCGAACCTTCAAGCACATTAAAAGTGGGCGATGTGGTAAAAAATGGCCGTCGTGGATCGATTACTGGTGACATCACTATTAAAGGCACACAAGGTCATGTGGCTTACCCACACCTAGCAAATAACCCTGTACATCAGTCTCTTCCGGCGCTGGCTGAACTGGCGACCATGAAATGGGATGATGGCAACGAATACTTCCCGCCTACCAGCTTCCAAATTCCAAACGTGCATGCTGGGACTGGTGCATCGAATGTCATTCCGGGTGAGTTCAATGTTCAATTCAACCTGCGTTTCAGTACCGAGTTAACTGCTGACGAGATTAAACGTCGCGTTCATTCAACTTTGGATGCTCACGGTTTGGATTATGACCTTCACTGGACACTGAATGGCCTGCCATTCTTAACAGATACAGGTGAACTGCTTGATGCTGTGGTTAAAGCTGTGAAAGAAGTGAATCATCAAGAACCACAGCTACTTACAACGGGTGGTACTTCTGATGGTCGTTTCATTGCTCAGATGGGCGCACAAGTAGTGGAACTGGGTCCTGTGAATGCCACCATCCACAAAGTGAACGAATGTGTCAGCATCCATGATCTTGAGCTGTTGACCGATATGTACCAAAAAACGCTGGAAAATCTTTTAGCGTGA